A region of Saccharococcus thermophilus DNA encodes the following proteins:
- a CDS encoding flavin reductase family protein, which yields MDDRTFRNAMGKFATGVTVVTTEFQGEVKGMTANAFMSVSLNPKLVVVSIGEKARMNPIVKQTGKFAVNILAREQEDLSRLFAGQLKEEKKVDFQWVDGHPILPDALANILCNVHSSYVAGDHTLYFGEVTDILMKDEAGDPLLFFEGKYRSIAKE from the coding sequence ATGGACGATCGCACGTTTCGCAACGCGATGGGGAAATTCGCGACGGGCGTCACGGTGGTGACTACGGAATTCCAAGGGGAAGTCAAAGGAATGACGGCCAACGCCTTTATGTCTGTTTCCTTGAATCCAAAGTTAGTAGTCGTTTCCATCGGAGAAAAGGCACGGATGAATCCGATTGTCAAGCAAACGGGCAAATTTGCCGTCAACATTTTGGCAAGAGAGCAAGAAGATCTTTCCCGTCTGTTTGCCGGACAATTAAAGGAAGAGAAAAAAGTAGATTTCCAATGGGTAGATGGGCATCCGATTTTGCCTGACGCGCTGGCCAATATTTTATGTAACGTGCACAGCTCCTATGTGGCAGGGGATCATACACTGTACTTCGGTGAAGTGACGGACATCTTGATGAAAGATGAAGCTGGAGATCCGTTATTATTCTTTGAAGGCAAATATCGGAGCATCGCGAAAGAATAA
- a CDS encoding FAD-dependent oxidoreductase → MYDIAIIGAGPAGASAAIFTAKAGKKTLLIDNDKSITKRAWIENHYGVMEITGPDLVEIGKKQATKFGAELVNAQVTDIEKLENGFRIQTDNDSFEAKHVILATGVATDLAAKIGVNTKPGTEPRIKTIIDVDANGKTNIDGIWAAGTVAGVSVHTIITAGDGAKVAINVISELNGERYVDHDVLKK, encoded by the coding sequence ATGTATGACATCGCGATTATCGGCGCAGGACCAGCGGGGGCTAGCGCGGCTATTTTTACGGCGAAAGCGGGAAAGAAGACGTTATTGATTGACAACGATAAAAGCATAACAAAACGCGCTTGGATCGAAAACCACTATGGGGTTATGGAAATAACAGGTCCGGATTTAGTTGAAATCGGAAAAAAACAAGCGACAAAATTCGGCGCGGAGCTAGTAAACGCCCAAGTAACAGATATAGAAAAATTGGAAAACGGATTCCGCATTCAAACGGACAATGATTCATTTGAAGCGAAGCATGTGATTTTAGCAACCGGAGTGGCAACCGATCTCGCCGCGAAAATCGGGGTCAACACCAAACCAGGAACGGAACCGCGCATTAAGACGATCATCGATGTAGACGCAAACGGAAAAACAAACATCGATGGCATTTGGGCGGCAGGAACGGTAGCCGGCGTCAGCGTACATACGATCATCACCGCCGGCGACGGAGCGAAAGTGGCCATTAACGTCATTAGCGAACTGAACGGCGAACGGTATGTTGACCATGATGTATTGAAAAAATAA
- a CDS encoding biotin transporter BioY produces MKTKSLLLAAMFAALTAIGGFIKIPVPYVPFTLQIASVYLAGCLLGPKLGMLSQLVYVLIGLAGAPVFAEGGGPSYVFQPTFGYLIGFVLGAYVNGWMMQAFQFRRAVTIFLANLSTLLVVYFFGCAWLYIAMKWIVEKPLTIGQTLWFGFVLPVPGDLLLCAVCSVLVARILPRIHIVIRKQEVVS; encoded by the coding sequence ATGAAAACGAAATCGCTTTTGTTAGCAGCGATGTTTGCCGCGCTTACGGCCATTGGCGGGTTTATCAAAATTCCGGTTCCATATGTGCCGTTTACATTACAAATCGCTTCCGTTTATCTAGCGGGATGTTTATTAGGGCCGAAGCTGGGAATGCTGAGCCAGCTTGTCTATGTGCTTATCGGTCTTGCAGGAGCACCCGTGTTTGCGGAAGGAGGGGGACCTAGCTATGTGTTTCAGCCGACGTTTGGTTATTTGATCGGTTTTGTTTTGGGGGCCTATGTCAACGGGTGGATGATGCAAGCCTTTCAATTTCGCAGGGCAGTGACTATTTTTCTGGCGAATTTATCTACTCTTTTGGTTGTTTATTTCTTTGGATGCGCCTGGTTATACATAGCGATGAAATGGATTGTGGAAAAGCCGCTTACCATTGGACAAACGTTGTGGTTTGGCTTTGTGCTTCCTGTACCTGGTGATCTATTGTTATGTGCTGTTTGTTCTGTGCTTGTTGCACGTATATTACCGCGTATTCACATCGTCATTCGTAAACAGGAGGTGGTTTCCTAA
- the bioD gene encoding dethiobiotin synthase, whose product MGKAIFITGTGTEIGKTVATSFLAFVFQKMGLNTKVFKPIQTGLAEDGVSFADQYWYEKVVGLPQSEGLYYMEPAVSPHLAATLTNTTIDPALIAERIEQWKRQYDIVLVEGAGGLAVPLIEKEQGFYMTNDLIREYNIPIIIVSLAGLGAIHHTVTTVSYAQQQGIRVLGLIFNQFNAESIIHVNNIETIKKMLDLPIIATLPSLAKVTKHTMMALAERWLEKNEQKQLLQEVLSVEV is encoded by the coding sequence ATGGGAAAAGCAATATTTATAACCGGAACGGGAACAGAGATTGGTAAGACGGTGGCAACCTCTTTCCTTGCTTTCGTTTTCCAAAAGATGGGGTTGAATACCAAAGTATTTAAACCAATTCAAACAGGCTTAGCGGAAGATGGAGTTTCGTTTGCCGATCAATATTGGTACGAGAAGGTTGTGGGACTGCCGCAATCAGAAGGGTTATATTATATGGAACCTGCCGTTTCGCCGCATCTAGCAGCAACATTAACGAATACCACTATTGACCCGGCATTGATAGCGGAGAGAATTGAACAATGGAAACGTCAATACGATATCGTTCTTGTCGAGGGGGCGGGAGGTTTGGCTGTCCCGCTAATAGAGAAGGAACAAGGGTTTTATATGACAAACGATTTGATTAGAGAATACAACATTCCAATTATCATCGTTTCCTTAGCAGGGCTTGGCGCGATCCATCATACAGTGACAACCGTATCTTACGCACAGCAGCAAGGCATTCGTGTTCTTGGGTTGATTTTTAATCAATTTAATGCCGAAAGCATCATTCATGTTAATAATATTGAAACAATAAAAAAAATGTTAGATTTGCCGATCATCGCCACACTGCCATCCCTTGCGAAGGTGACGAAGCATACGATGATGGCGTTGGCGGAACGTTGGTTAGAGAAAAACGAGCAAAAGCAGTTGTTACAGGAGGTGCTGTCCGTTGAAGTATAG